Within Spinacia oleracea cultivar Varoflay chromosome 4, BTI_SOV_V1, whole genome shotgun sequence, the genomic segment AGTCTATTTCTTAAGTTTTTGATGGATATCTCTTATTAAGAGATGGTGGTGATGTGGATGAGAGAAGGAACTAAGAGGTGGCAAATAAGAGTTACCTTATGATTGATGCTCTTAGGATGAGCATTCACCAGGAGGTCAATGACAAATCGTTGACTAAATTAGATTTTAGCCCAACTAAGCGATATCCCTTCCAACTCACATTAACCGAATCAATATTAACAGCCCAAAGTTGAAAATTCCCCCTAAATTTTGCCCATAAATCATCACAAAAATTTTGGCAACATAAAGAAATTTAAATATTGCCAATTTGCCGTAACATATCGACTTAACCTCCCATTTGATTCCATTTGACAAAGAAGAATTATAAACaagcaaaaatcaagaaaattccAAGAAAAAAAACCCAGACAATCGAGAAAAGATGGCAACGAATCAACAAAACCAAAACCCAGAAAGCCAATCATACCCAGAAATGCCACCAATCCGTGTTAAGGCAGCACCCACAAGCAGCACATCATCGCCAAGAGTGACCGTTTCAACCCCAACTGCCACCGCAACAGGCGCAGCCGCCGAGACACCTACGGCAGGAGCGGCGAGGAAGATAGCGATAGCGGTGGATCTGAGCGACGAAAGTGCGTTCGCGGTTAAATGGGCTGTCGACCACTACATTCGTCCTGGTGATGCAGTTGTTCTTCTTCATGTTCGTCCTACTTCTGTGCTTTACGGCGCTGATTGGGGTTGCGTCGATTTCTCTGCTGCTGCTGGCGCTACTGATAATAATGAGGTGTCGCATCAGAAACTGGAAGATGATTTCGACGCTTTTACTACTTCTAAGGCTGCTGATCTTGCTCAACCCCTTATTCAAGCTCAGGTTTGTGTTCGGTTTTTTGGATTCTTGATTAGTAAGATTATGCCCTAATTTGGATTCTTCATTCTTTGATTTATTAGGAAGTTTTGGGTTTTGTGATGGCGTAAAAACCCAATTTAATTTTTGTCGGAAAATGCCCTAATTTTGGA encodes:
- the LOC110775473 gene encoding universal stress protein PHOS32, which gives rise to MATNQQNQNPESQSYPEMPPIRVKAAPTSSTSSPRVTVSTPTATATGAAAETPTAGAARKIAIAVDLSDESAFAVKWAVDHYIRPGDAVVLLHVRPTSVLYGADWGCVDFSAAAGATDNNEVSHQKLEDDFDAFTTSKAADLAQPLIQAQVPYKIHIVKDHDMKERLCLEVERLGFNAVIMGSRGFGASKRGSNGRLGSVSDYCVRHCVCPVVVVRYPDEKDGNDGDDAMVDVAEADENVVADEEEEYHDASDERKATA